A window of Fragaria vesca subsp. vesca linkage group LG7, FraVesHawaii_1.0, whole genome shotgun sequence contains these coding sequences:
- the LOC101291570 gene encoding histone H4-like yields MSGRGKGGKGLGKGGAKRHRKVLRDNIQGITKPAIRRLARRGGVKRISGLIYEETRGVLKIFLENVIRDAVTYTEHARRKTVTAMDVVYALKRQGRTLYGFGG; encoded by the coding sequence ATGTCTGGGCGTGGAAAGGGAGGCAAGGGACTGGGAAAGGGAGGAGCGAAACGACACCGCAAGGTCCTCCGCGACAATATCCAGGGCATCACTAAGCCGGCCATACGTCGGTTGGCTCGCAGAGGAGGAGTCAAGCGTATCAGTGGCTTGATTTATGAGGAAACAAGAGGTGTGCTCAAGATATTTCTCGAGAATGTGATCAGAGACGCCGTGACCTACACCGAGCACGCTCGCCGCAAGACTGTGACCGCCATGGATGTGGTGTATGCGTTGAAGAGGCAGGGCAGGACTCTCTATGGGTTTGGTGGCTAG